In Trichomycterus rosablanca isolate fTriRos1 chromosome 5, fTriRos1.hap1, whole genome shotgun sequence, the sequence tcttggtctcatcagaccataggacatggttccagtaatccatgtcctttggtgacatgtcttcagcaaactgtttgggggctttcttgtgtagagacttcagaagaggcttccttctggggtgacagccatgcagaccaatttgatgtagtgtgcggcgtatggtctgagcactgacaggctgaccccccaccttttcaatctctgcagcaatgctgacagcactcctgcgcctatctttcaaagacagcagttggatgtgacgctgagcacgtgcactcagcttctttggacgaccaacgcgaggtctgttctgagtggaccctgctcttttagaacgctggatgatcttggccactgtgctgcagctcagtttcagggtgttggcatcttcttgtagccttggccatcttcatgtagcgcaacaattcgtcttttaagatcctcagagagttctttgccatgaggtgccatgttggaactttcagtgaccagtatgagagagtgtgagagctgtactactaaattgaacacacctgctccctatgcacacctgagacctagtaacactaacgagtcacatgacattttggagggaaaatgacaagcagtgcatggcatttgaacagtgaggagccgtggtaattataattgtttagtctattaaACATAATGGTGTCTTATGTATGcttgttcgatgtacagcactttggtcaatgtaagttgttttaagagtgctttataaataaaatttacttacttacttacttttttaAAGTATTGCCATAATGTGCTAGAAATTTAGGGGAGCACGGGGCATTGTCTaacctgtttttttgtttttttttacaattaactTAATAATGTcactataaaatattttttataatcttaaaattatGCAAAATCCCTTAATGTGAAttaaagttaatttaaaaaaagatctgATATCTGCATGTGTttcttttacacactttagtctGATCCCACACCCCCAAAATAATGCAGAAAGTGTATTGGCTTCTTTTAATCAGGTGTTTTCGTTCACTGTAGTAGTTTTAACCTTATAAAACTTCATTTCCATTAAACTTTATTACCAAAACATTGTGTTAATAGGACAATTTATGTGTAAGACAAGGTGTTTATGTCAACAATATTTCTTCCCCTTTCTATATAGAATGTCTTGGTTGTCTAATTACACCAAAAATGATATTAGAACATATCACTGGAAATCATGAACACTGGAAATCATAACTAATGTATGTTGCTTGCAACATGCTCTGCAAAACTCTTTTAAAAATGACCATAATAGTGCATTAATGTGAAAACGCTGGGCAGTGAGATTTTATGGGTGTGTCAGCACTTTATTAGATGACTGAGTAGGAACTGCTTGCATTGTTTAGGGTCATTCTGTTCTCAGTGGAGAGTAGAGTGGGTGCGGGGTGACACTTCTTAGCCAATCAGCAGAGACAGCACGTATGAAGCGTTCCTCTGCAGGAATGGAACAGTTTAAAACATGAGTCGCAGTCCTTTGACCTCCACCTTCCACCCCTCCCCCAAACTTACCAAATTTGGGTAAACGCCAAAAATGTCACGTCGCCATTTTCGCCTTGATAACCTAAATCATCCCGCTGAATAGAGCCCCATCTGATTATAACGTGATTCTGATACTGTAGCCTATCTGCTGTAAGAAGATGCTGTTAGAGTAGTTGTGACGCTGTTATAAACACCACTGATTAACATCTGTTCACTGTCAGAAATGATAATAGTTCAAGTGATGATAGTTATTAGATAACAAGAAAACAAGGTTTAATTCTTTTTAGGATTTCTATACATTTGAATATGAAGATGTAAGAGGTAAATCCAGGAGTTGGACAATAaatcagtgtacagtataatgtttaaaataaagaatttaGAAAGTTTTGAACTTTTGTTTCAAAAACGTCCATCTTTAAATGGTAATGAATGATTTTTCTTTCAAAACGATGAGTTTATGCATACGTATTCACGTTTATCTACTTTTTAAACTTATTGTTTTAGGGTGTAACagaaagtattaaataatagttgtttattaatgaattttTTTGCCAAATACCTAACGAAATACAAAATTCTTAACATATATCAAAACTTAAACCCAGTAATTAAAAGGCTGTTAACTGAAAAATATACTTCATtatgtacagttttttttacattgtattGAGAAGCTTaagcaataatataaataatatatatattagattcaactttattgtcattgtgcagagtaaacaagCACAAAGCCAACGAattgcagtagcatctaaccagaagtatatatatatatatatatatattcaaataAACTAGACTTCTGAACTGTTTGTAGCAGGTAATAAATATATGAGTTGAAGTTGGTTATAGAGGTCGACCAGCTAAACCATTAGAAGTGCTGAATGAATTGCTATACTAGCTGAccattttttttagtttctagtgttttattctccttgtgtgtgtgttttggctcTGACGCTAAATTTGGCTGTCTTTGTTCAAACCACCccacctccacctccacctccacctccaccCTACCAAATGTTTAGAGTCACGAAGCAAAGGGCGAATTTGCCCAAGGCTCCTGCAAACTCCATGGAACGTTGAGAACGTGCCCGAAATCCTGATTGGCTCAGAAGTGTGAGGGGCGTGGTAAGGCATCCTACAGTATAAATACTTGTGGGACAGCTATTACGGGCCTCGAGCTTCTGGGTCTCTCCATTCAGTCCGTATCTAGTTTACCACAGGATCTAATAATCCACCATGGACTATTCACCATCCGAATCCAGTGTCTCAAAACGCCTCTCCTGGGGAAAAATGGTCCAAAAGCTGCTCGAGTTTAACCAACTCgatgaaaaagcaaataaaagaaattctggtaagtttttttttttattataaaagtgTGGGGTTGTTTGAAGCTGAAGTATATAACTTTTGAGAATGAAAAAATATActgttactatactatatataacTACAATCAACTGAACTATAATTTCTGTAACCATTTTCGAGTATTAAGTTCTATTGGTGTTAAAActgcagtatgtaacttacagATCTTTGGTATAAATATACCATAACAAGTAACACTTTGGAGGCCATTAAAAATTAGGCATAGTTCCACATACACAAGTGGCAGTCAATACACATACAAGTAGTGCCCAAAGTTGTGGAAATATGTGTCTATATAATGAATGAACTCAAATTTAATTGGACAGGATTGCCTTTGctcaataataatcaataataaccATTACAACAATCAAAATTATTGTATTTtgaaatgacattacaaaaagagATGTAGCAATTCTGAAGTGATGtgaatgtaactaatatttaaaacaatttttttcCAGGGTGTTTATCAGTGGACTCGATGGAAGATGACCCTTTAGAAGAGGCTCTGTGTGCAGAAACAGTGGCTAATGTATCAGATCTGCTGACTGACTGCAGTACAGATCTCGGCTGCTCCAGGCTTGATGTTCCTCATGTTTTGCTGGAGCGAATCGGACATGAACTACAGCACTTAGCCGCTACTGAACCCTGTGGAATCAGAGGAGCCATCATTGACGTGTGCATAGACAAAAGCAAGAAGCATCAGAGTGTGGGACAGATATCCGTGGATCCTGATATTGTTCCAACTTTCCAGCTCACATTTTTACTGCGCCTAGATCTTGGAGGACTCTGGCCAAAATTCACAAGCAGACTGAGTAACTCAGTTAAACTGAGTCCAGGCTTCACAGTGGTGAAAAGAAAGCTCTATAGTTCAGAAGAAGTATACGTAGAAGAAATATGACATGAAGACAAAGCacttgttttattatatttctagGTGTTTTGGACAATCTCTGCATTATCCTTTGTTAAAGAATAATGACTATGCAAATAGTAATGTATGGGTTTTACCATACACCATTTACAACAGGCATTATAGTAAGCTGGTACAGACCAAGCTGTGGAACAGTGTTTTATGTTTTGAAAAATGTCCATAAGTGGACCAATGGCAGCTAGATGTTATCTACCTCAAAAGGGCACTTTTGTCCAACACATCTTGTTATTGTACTTTGGTTAAGTGTACTATGTACAATTTTACCAAACAGTCATTAGTTAGGCATAAGCGTTTGCACAATATTTGCACTCATTACTTGACAAAGTTTATAAATGTACACTAGTTAACAtgatttttttacagtttaaatgtacaaatgaaatgttaacaaatGTTTACAATCAAATAccattaaaagtattttgtaccTGAACTCTGCAAACTCTTGTGTTATATCCAGAATTCATATTAAAGTACACACCCATATGTAGTATAGTGCAACTCAAGGCTAAAAGTCATGAAaggttagtaaaaaaaaacaaaaaaaactcttATACTTTTTTTTCTACTACACTTGTGAATAACAAGTTAGCATACAAAATGTTGTTATACTTATCCATAGGGTAATTAAAACACAAGTTGCCTGATAAAGCAATTATAAGTCTGCCGGTAAATACACACTATAGTTTTACACAGATTATTGCATCTATTATAACATAGAATTTTGGTATTAACAGAAATCAGTTATTCTTAATTCTTGCCAATTGATCATTTATTCCttatcattaattatttacaCTTACTGTCACACACTTTTACCTTTTTTGAAGAAATGTAGAGTAGCCAATTTACCTTCTGATTGTTTTTGAAAGAGGAAACGTATCTTAACctagagaaaacccacataTACACAGGGAAAATAAGCAGAACTCCTTACAGACAAGGACTAAAAGTAATAGTCGAATCGTGGACCCTAGAATCCAGCTGCCACCACTGTGCAACCCCACTATCACAGATAAATAGGACAAGAAATCTTTCACAATTAAGATATAATTGTGCAACCATGGGGCAGTGAGAATATATACTATTCTTTAATTAAATTAGCCACTATATATAGAAACAACTGGTCAATGTTAGAGCAATGGATTATAAATAGATAGAAAACTCAAAAACAAGGCTcaatgttttcagacatttaaaCTGGTATAGGGTACTGGCATAAAGAAACATTTCTCAAAATTCCTCTCAGGAGTACCTGACAATAGTTTAAATACAAGCTCACATAATAAAACTCACACTCATAGATCAAGGTGATTTGgttttaataaatacagaacaaatTCTCATTTCATTAGGCTCAAATGtgtattaaaaatcaaacaaGCAAATCTACAGTgaacaattatttaaataaacagtaaattatCAAGGATCCACTTTCCTGCGGTCAGAAATACAGgtacaaacaaataataaaaatcttgGCTCAGAGAACCCAAACATGTGGTTCTAAAATTGCTTCGAATAAAATACAGATGCACAGACATTCTGAAAAGAAAGGTTTTAAGATTGCAAAGCAACTTACCATTCAAAATATAGCAGTTTGTCCTCTTATATTCATAAAGCATTACCAAATAGTTTCAAATGTGCACAATTAAGCACTGTCCTGTTTCAACACAGTCCTACTTTTTCATCATCATCCACTGCAACACGGATAAAGATCATTTTTGCTTTTTGTAAAATGATGCAAATCCCCACACTACTTTTACTAAAAGTGTGGTGAGAGCAAAGTATACTTGTACATGGTAACCTTCATGTCTGACATTGGGCCatcctaaaaataaaaaagcacaaagTCATGATCCATGCAAGGTCATTAAAACAAACTTTTTTAACATGGAAgaatttttaaaatactgtattaaaatattgtattatataatgtaatagTTTTAGTGAAATACTCAGGTACCACTGATCCTTCCATTCTCCACATATCAACCAATACCAGGACATGTATtcatacagtatattcacaaaATGGATTTTTTTGGCAATAATTCAGCTTGTCATGTATGGAGAAAGAAGGGCAGCACTAGGCCCATGAACAACAAATCTCTAGTGACATAGTGAAGTGGGGAAGACATAATACAGGGCTGCCTCTGTGCAAATGGTACTTGGGCAATGGACATCATTAAAAGAAACATAAACAGTGTGATTATTTTCGGGTAGAATTCAATCTCATCGTCAAAGAAACTAAATCTGGAGGTTTCAACAAGGCAACTTCAAAATCCATAAagccaaaacaacaaaaagaaataaaggtgCTAGCAAATTTTCTTATTAAATCCCATTAAAATTAGTTGGAGAAATTATAGGTAATTAAAGACAAtttgctaaaagaaatatttttgtTCCAGTTAAACCCCACTGAAAAAGCAAGCAAAAGCAGAAAGCCATTACTGAAggttgttgctgatcacatggatGATTACATGGGCATCAAAAGAAAAGCAGAACTGGGGCTTCTTTTTTTAACAGAAAACTCCTGGGGCACATGGCAATGTAAAACTTGCTTTTAGacagtgttagtgtatgttaaaAACTAAAAGTTTCTCCCTAAATGCTTCTACTTATAAACTACTCACTTGATTCTCAGTGTCCATGAATGAGAACTTGAATGTCTGAAAGCTTTGAGCAACTTGGTGTACCCATTTTCACTGCCCTTTGGTACAAGTCCGAGTCTCCAAAATAACGTGCTCGATAAAGCAGTCCTTCTTCTGCAAGCAAAAACCACAAATGTTAAATCCcactatataaaatatatcaaaATCATATACTATATTAAGTGTGAGTATCTTaatcattgtttgtttgtttgtttattaggattttaacgtcctgttctacactttgattacattcatgacaggaactgtagttactcattacacaaggttcatcagttcacacaaggttatatcaaacacagtcatggacagtctagtatctccaatttaccttacttgcatgtctttggactgtgggaggaaaccggagcacgcggagtaaacccatgcagacacggggagaacatgcaaactccacacagagaggacctggaccgccccacctggggatcgaacccttctcgctgtgaggtgacaatgctacccacttagccaccgtgctgcccctatCTTAATCATTGTGTTACAATATCTTTTTCGCACAGAGCTGTTCacatgtaaacagaataaaagtgTAGGATGATTTGCCCTTTCATCCCAAGGaagatacagaaaaaaaaaatcttaatgtCATGGTTCACTATGTGGACAaatgtattgggacacctacacCTACATGAGCCTTTATGTCATCTTATACTAAATCAATAGGCATTAATGTGTGTTGGCTctctctttgcagctataaaa encodes:
- the LOC134315167 gene encoding DNA damage-inducible transcript 4 protein-like, which codes for MDYSPSESSVSKRLSWGKMVQKLLEFNQLDEKANKRNSGCLSVDSMEDDPLEEALCAETVANVSDLLTDCSTDLGCSRLDVPHVLLERIGHELQHLAATEPCGIRGAIIDVCIDKSKKHQSVGQISVDPDIVPTFQLTFLLRLDLGGLWPKFTSRLSNSVKLSPGFTVVKRKLYSSEEVYVEEI